One genomic window of Monodelphis domestica isolate mMonDom1 chromosome 1, mMonDom1.pri, whole genome shotgun sequence includes the following:
- the CLN8 gene encoding protein CLN8, translated as MNLENDSTASKNIFDMDYASWKIRFVLVVAGFFFYLGVFVVCHQLSSCLNATYRSLVAKEKVFWNLAATRAVFGIQSSTAGLWALLVDPVLSADKALSQQNWCWFNIATATGFFFFENAAVHVSNLAFRTFDMFLVVHHLFAFLGFLGLLTNLKAGHYLAMTTLLLEMSTPFTCISWMLLKAGWADCLFWKVNQWLMIHMFHGRMFLAYHMWWVCFCHWDNLINSLALPHFALFLVGLALLTLIINPYWTHKKTQQLLNPVDWNFVQPGPKNSQPVKVNGQTLQRKRQ; from the exons atgaatcttGAAAATGACAGTACAGCATCTAAAAACATATTTGATATGGACTATGCTTCATGGAAAATCCGTTTCGTATTAGTGGTGGCTGGTTTTTTCTTCTACCTGGGTGTCTTTGTAGTTTGCCATCAGCTCTCTTCCTGCCTTAATGCCACCTATAGATCTCTGGTAGCCAAGGAAAAAGTCTTCTGGAATCTTGCTGCCACCCGAGCAGTTTTTGGAATTCAGAGTTCAACTGCTGGTCTATGGGCTTTGCTTGTAGATCCTGTTCTTTCTGCTGATAAAGCACTTTCCCAGCAGAACTGGTGCTGGTTTAATATTGCTACTGCAACtggcttctttttctttgaaaatgctGCTGTTCATGTGTCAAATTTGGCTTTTCGGACATTTGACATGTTCTTAGTAGTCCATCATCTCTTTGCCTTTCTTGGATTTCTTGGACTATTGACCAATCTCAAAGCTGGACACTATCTAGCCATGACAACACTGCTACTAGAGATGAGCACTCCTTTTACCTGCATCTCCTGGATGCTTTTAAAG GCCGGCTGGGCTGATTGTCTGTTCTGGAAGGTAAATCAGTGGCTGATGATCCACATGTTTCACGGACGCATGTTTTTGGCTTACCATATGTGGTGGGTATGTTTTTGCCACTGGGACAACCTAATCAACAGTCTGGCTCTTCCACACTTTGCACTTTTCCTGGTTGGCCTGGCCCTCCTTACCTTAATTATTAATCCATACTGGACACACAAAAAGACTCAGCAGTTGCTCAATCCAGTGGATTGGAACTTTGTGCAGCCGGGGCCAAAGAACAGTCAGCCTGTAAAAGTGAATGGCCAAACCCTTCAAAGGAAGAGGCAGTAA